The Deinococcus wulumuqiensis R12 genome has a window encoding:
- a CDS encoding alpha/beta hydrolase fold domain-containing protein has translation MAALPGSLRATAEVTERRVNGQPVFTLTPRTGASDWHIVYTHGGAYIHALLPAHWAIVAELMRVTGASVTVPIYPLAPEHRYRATYALLEQVYRDLLERVPAGRILLAGDSAGGGLALGQALRWRDLGLPLPRRLLLFAPWVDLTLANPAARALEPFDVMLGVDGAVQAGAWWAGGEDPRQPLLSPLYADLRGLPPLEVFQGTADLLLPDSTELVRRVQAAGSEARLHLTDGGFHVFMGATFLPEAREVFRKVAALTATPERAAPRGWLTEARSALTQVIGHLAARRGEY, from the coding sequence ATGGCCGCGCTTCCCGGCAGCCTGCGGGCCACGGCAGAGGTGACAGAGCGCCGGGTGAACGGACAGCCCGTGTTCACCCTCACGCCGCGCACGGGGGCCAGCGACTGGCACATCGTCTACACCCACGGCGGGGCGTATATCCATGCCCTCCTGCCCGCACACTGGGCCATCGTGGCCGAACTGATGCGGGTGACGGGGGCGAGCGTCACCGTGCCGATTTATCCGCTGGCACCCGAACACCGCTACCGCGCCACCTACGCGCTGCTCGAACAGGTCTACCGTGACCTGCTGGAGCGCGTCCCCGCCGGGCGCATCCTGCTTGCCGGGGACTCGGCTGGGGGTGGGCTGGCGCTGGGACAGGCGCTGCGCTGGCGTGACCTGGGCCTGCCGCTCCCCCGGCGTCTGCTGCTGTTCGCGCCCTGGGTGGACCTGACGCTGGCGAACCCGGCGGCGCGGGCACTCGAACCCTTTGACGTGATGCTGGGGGTGGACGGTGCGGTGCAGGCCGGAGCGTGGTGGGCGGGCGGCGAAGACCCGCGCCAGCCGCTGCTCAGCCCGCTGTATGCCGACCTGCGGGGGCTGCCGCCGCTGGAGGTGTTTCAGGGCACGGCGGACCTGCTGCTGCCCGACAGCACCGAACTGGTCCGGCGGGTGCAGGCGGCGGGCAGCGAGGCGCGGCTGCACCTGACGGACGGCGGTTTCCACGTGTTCATGGGGGCCACCTTCCTGCCCGAGGCCCGTGAGGTCTTTCGCAAGGTGGCCGCACTGACCGCTACACCCGAACGCGCCGCCCCACGCGGCTGGCTCACGGAGGCACGTTCGGCCCTCACTCAAGTCATCGGCCATCTGGCCGCCCGCCGTGGAGAATACTGA
- a CDS encoding replication-associated recombination protein A, with translation MTLFDPPAPLAERLRPRTVSEVVGQSHLLGPGKPLTRVLQSGRLGSLILWGPPGVGKTTLARLLAGEVGAHFIQLSAVSAGVKDVRDAVAEAERERARGRRTVLFLDEIHRFNKAQQDALLPHVESGLLTLIGATTENPSFEVNPALRSRARTLVLQALTQEDVLGLLRRALQDERGLPGVEAQDSALNLLARLAEGDARRALSTLEVAATLADPVTEEAVTEAFGKHLPAMDKNGEDFYNLISALHKSVRASHPDASLYWLARMLQGGADPHYVARRIVRMASEDIGLADPQALRLCIAARDSMEFLGSPEGDLALAQAVVYLALAPKSNSVYVAWKKTVRAVQEGESLPVPLHLRNAPTELMKGQGYGKGYAYYFDDPAGSFAQNYLPDGVQLDLYQPTGEGWEARMTERWRKLMTAHEGVDG, from the coding sequence GTGACGCTGTTCGACCCGCCCGCTCCCCTCGCCGAACGCCTGCGCCCCCGCACCGTGTCGGAGGTGGTGGGGCAGTCGCACCTGCTGGGGCCGGGCAAACCGCTGACCCGCGTGCTGCAAAGCGGGCGGCTGGGGTCGCTGATTCTGTGGGGGCCGCCGGGGGTGGGCAAAACCACGCTGGCAAGGCTGCTGGCGGGCGAGGTGGGGGCGCATTTCATCCAGCTCTCGGCGGTGTCGGCGGGGGTCAAGGACGTGCGCGACGCGGTGGCCGAGGCCGAACGCGAGCGGGCGCGGGGGCGGCGCACGGTACTGTTTCTGGACGAAATCCACCGCTTCAACAAGGCGCAGCAAGACGCGCTGCTGCCGCATGTGGAGTCGGGCCTGCTGACCCTCATCGGCGCGACCACCGAAAATCCCAGTTTCGAGGTCAACCCCGCGCTGCGCTCGCGTGCCCGCACGCTGGTCTTGCAGGCACTGACGCAAGAAGATGTGCTGGGGCTTTTGCGCCGCGCCCTTCAGGACGAGCGCGGACTACCGGGGGTGGAGGCGCAAGACAGCGCACTGAACCTGCTCGCCCGCCTCGCCGAAGGGGACGCCCGCCGCGCCCTGAGCACGCTCGAAGTGGCGGCCACCCTCGCCGACCCCGTGACCGAGGAAGCCGTCACCGAGGCCTTCGGCAAGCACCTCCCGGCGATGGACAAGAACGGCGAGGACTTCTACAACCTGATTTCGGCGCTGCACAAGTCGGTGCGGGCCTCGCACCCCGACGCCTCTCTCTACTGGCTGGCCCGGATGCTTCAGGGCGGGGCCGACCCGCATTACGTCGCCCGCCGGATTGTCCGCATGGCGTCCGAGGACATCGGGCTGGCCGACCCGCAGGCGCTGCGGCTGTGCATTGCGGCGCGGGACAGCATGGAGTTTCTCGGCAGCCCGGAAGGCGACCTCGCGCTGGCGCAGGCGGTGGTGTACCTCGCGCTGGCCCCCAAGAGCAACAGCGTGTACGTGGCCTGGAAAAAGACCGTGCGGGCCGTGCAGGAGGGCGAAAGCCTGCCCGTGCCGCTGCACCTGCGCAACGCCCCCACCGAGCTGATGAAGGGCCAGGGCTACGGCAAGGGCTACGCCTATTACTTCGACGACCCGGCGGGGTCTTTCGCGCAGAACTACCTGCCCGACGGCGTGCAACTCGACCTCTACCAGCCCACCGGCGAAGGCTGGGAAGCCCGCATGACGGAACGCTGGCGCAAGCTGATGACCGCGCACGAGGGGGTGGATGGATGA
- a CDS encoding lactate permease LctP family transporter — MEQAASVWTQNYAPIGGSLWLSTLAALIPVVFFFVALVGLRLKGYVAGGLTVLLAFLVAVLGYGMPVAKAVWATLYGFGYGLWPIAWIIVAAVFLYKIAVKTGQFEVIRQSVLSITEDQRLLVVLIGFCFGAFLEGAAGFGAPVAITAALLVGLGLNPLYAAGLCLIANTAPVAFGALGIPITVAGNLTNIPPFTIGQIAGRQLPLLALFVPFFMVYLMDSGKGGMKAGMKGVRDLWPALLVAGLSFAVTQYLTSNFIGPELPDITSALVSLVATAGFLKFWQPREIQPIPAPQTVGAAYRPVQMANMTAGSVLKAWSPFLLLTLFVVIWSLPAFKALFDLKAPGPLSWMVLHWDVPTLHNGVMKVSPIVTEPTPYAASYKLDWFSGTGTGIFLAALVSMAVLGMKPREGVQTFVETLRELAYPILSIMFVLGFAYIANYSGQSATMALALAQTGHLFPLFSPVLGWLGVFLTGSDTSSNALFSGLQQVTAQQIGVNPALTVAANTTGGVTGKMISPQSIAVACAAVGLVGRESELLRFTVKKSLGFLAVIMVITYLQAYVVPGMIPR, encoded by the coding sequence ATGGAACAAGCCGCGTCGGTCTGGACGCAGAATTACGCGCCGATTGGGGGAAGCCTCTGGCTGTCCACCCTGGCCGCGCTGATTCCGGTCGTTTTCTTTTTTGTCGCTCTGGTGGGCCTGCGGCTGAAGGGCTATGTGGCGGGCGGGCTGACCGTGCTGCTCGCCTTTCTGGTGGCGGTGCTGGGCTACGGGATGCCGGTGGCGAAAGCAGTTTGGGCCACGCTCTACGGCTTCGGCTACGGGCTGTGGCCGATCGCCTGGATTATCGTGGCGGCGGTCTTCCTGTACAAAATTGCCGTCAAGACCGGGCAATTCGAGGTCATCCGGCAGTCGGTGCTGAGCATTACCGAGGACCAGCGGCTCTTGGTGGTGCTCATCGGCTTTTGCTTCGGCGCGTTTCTGGAAGGGGCCGCCGGATTCGGGGCGCCGGTCGCCATCACGGCGGCGCTGCTGGTGGGCCTGGGGCTGAATCCCCTGTACGCGGCGGGCCTGTGCCTGATTGCCAACACCGCGCCCGTGGCCTTTGGGGCGCTGGGCATTCCGATCACGGTCGCGGGCAACCTCACCAACATCCCGCCGTTCACCATCGGCCAGATCGCCGGGCGTCAGCTCCCGCTGCTGGCGCTGTTCGTCCCGTTCTTCATGGTCTACCTGATGGACTCGGGCAAGGGCGGCATGAAAGCTGGGATGAAGGGCGTGCGTGACCTGTGGCCCGCGCTGCTGGTCGCCGGGCTGTCCTTTGCGGTCACGCAGTACCTCACCTCCAACTTCATCGGGCCGGAACTGCCCGACATCACCTCGGCACTCGTCAGCCTGGTCGCCACCGCCGGATTCCTGAAGTTCTGGCAGCCGCGGGAAATCCAACCTATCCCCGCGCCGCAGACGGTGGGGGCGGCCTACCGGCCTGTCCAGATGGCCAACATGACCGCTGGAAGCGTCCTCAAGGCCTGGTCGCCCTTCCTGCTGCTCACGCTGTTCGTGGTGATCTGGAGCCTGCCCGCGTTCAAGGCGCTGTTCGACCTCAAGGCGCCGGGGCCGCTCTCGTGGATGGTGCTGCACTGGGACGTGCCCACGCTGCACAACGGGGTGATGAAGGTCTCTCCCATCGTGACCGAGCCGACGCCCTACGCCGCGAGCTACAAGCTCGACTGGTTTTCCGGCACCGGGACGGGCATTTTCCTGGCCGCGCTGGTCAGCATGGCGGTGCTGGGCATGAAGCCGCGTGAGGGCGTGCAGACCTTCGTGGAGACGCTCAGGGAACTCGCCTATCCCATCCTCAGCATCATGTTCGTGCTGGGCTTCGCGTACATCGCCAACTACTCCGGCCAGAGCGCGACGATGGCGCTGGCCCTCGCGCAGACCGGGCACCTGTTCCCGCTGTTCTCGCCGGTGCTCGGCTGGCTGGGCGTGTTCCTGACCGGCTCGGACACCTCGTCGAACGCGCTGTTCAGCGGACTACAACAGGTCACCGCGCAGCAGATCGGCGTCAACCCCGCGCTCACCGTCGCCGCCAACACCACCGGGGGCGTGACCGGCAAGATGATTTCGCCCCAGAGCATCGCCGTGGCCTGCGCCGCCGTGGGCCTCGTTGGGCGCGAAAGCGAACTGCTGCGCTTCACCGTCAAAAAGAGCCTGGGCTTTCTGGCGGTCATCATGGTCATCACGTACCTTCAGGCGTACGTGGTGCCGGGGATGATTCCCAGGTAA
- a CDS encoding (Fe-S)-binding protein, protein MHIDLFLTCVNDALFPGTGQATVRLLERLGHSVNFNPCQTCCGQMHLNTGYAGDALDLARKFVRDFRDSEVVVTPSGSCAAMVRELYPEAAKWAGDEELLRDVEALAPRVYELSEFLVNKLGVTDVGAYYPHRVTYHPTCHAMRSLRVGDAPLKLLQNVRGMTLLELEGANECCGFGGTFAVKNPDVSAAMLSDKTRHIMDTGAEACTAGDNSCLLHIGGGLHRLRSGTRTVHLAEILASTEGKVFA, encoded by the coding sequence ATGCACATAGACCTCTTCCTCACTTGCGTCAACGACGCGCTGTTTCCCGGCACCGGGCAGGCCACCGTGCGGCTGCTCGAGCGGCTGGGCCACAGCGTCAACTTCAACCCCTGCCAGACCTGCTGCGGCCAGATGCACCTGAACACCGGCTACGCGGGCGACGCGCTCGACCTCGCCCGCAAATTCGTGCGTGACTTCAGGGACTCCGAAGTCGTGGTCACGCCCAGCGGCTCCTGCGCGGCGATGGTGCGCGAGCTGTACCCCGAAGCGGCGAAGTGGGCCGGGGACGAGGAGCTGCTGCGGGACGTGGAGGCGCTGGCCCCCCGCGTCTACGAACTCTCCGAGTTTCTGGTGAACAAGCTCGGCGTGACCGACGTGGGCGCGTACTACCCGCACCGCGTGACCTACCACCCCACCTGCCACGCCATGCGCTCGCTGCGGGTGGGCGACGCGCCGCTGAAGCTGCTGCAAAACGTGCGCGGCATGACCCTGCTCGAACTGGAAGGCGCGAACGAATGCTGCGGCTTCGGCGGCACCTTTGCCGTCAAAAACCCCGACGTGAGCGCGGCCATGCTCTCGGACAAGACGCGGCACATCATGGACACGGGGGCCGAAGCCTGCACCGCCGGGGACAATTCCTGCCTGCTGCACATCGGCGGCGGGCTGCACCGCCTCCGCAGCGGCACCCGCACCGTGCATCTGGCCGAGATTCTGGCGAGTACCGAAGGGAAGGTGTTTGCATGA
- a CDS encoding DegV family protein, producing the protein MLAVTTESTADILPLQLGYSGIQLLPVPLGHQGRVYSERELPPDQLVNLIRATGEPARTLPVPDEAVARTFEAALQSSRSGRLVHVASGSRFTPHHEVAARVAERFGGRVQVIDGGTVSYALGVQALHAAHLADQGADSGQIGSALSELRERTLLTFAVESLDFLRVNGRIGNVAAFIGNWLGLRPVLAVEAGEVVNKSRVRGQDAAVRTLLSATHQFQRQTGETLRLYCGHTIGGEGGAGQLQAQLQAVYGNPPAPLHPLGSGLTANVGPGTVAVLAFPRRFGLGYA; encoded by the coding sequence ATGCTTGCCGTGACCACCGAATCCACTGCGGACATTCTTCCCCTTCAGCTGGGATACAGCGGTATCCAGCTTTTGCCCGTGCCACTCGGCCACCAGGGCCGGGTCTACTCCGAGCGGGAGTTGCCGCCAGACCAGCTCGTCAACCTGATCCGGGCGACGGGCGAACCGGCCCGTACCCTGCCGGTTCCCGACGAGGCGGTGGCACGGACCTTCGAGGCGGCCCTCCAGAGTTCGAGGTCGGGCCGGCTGGTGCATGTCGCCTCGGGCAGCCGTTTTACTCCGCATCACGAGGTCGCGGCGCGGGTGGCGGAGAGATTCGGGGGACGGGTGCAGGTGATCGACGGCGGGACGGTGAGTTACGCGCTCGGGGTTCAGGCGCTGCACGCCGCGCACCTCGCCGATCAGGGGGCGGACTCCGGGCAGATCGGCAGTGCGCTGAGCGAGTTGCGGGAACGGACGCTGCTCACCTTTGCCGTGGAAAGCCTCGATTTTCTGCGGGTCAACGGACGCATCGGCAACGTCGCGGCCTTTATCGGCAACTGGCTCGGCCTGCGGCCCGTGCTGGCGGTGGAGGCGGGCGAGGTGGTGAACAAGTCGCGGGTGCGCGGTCAGGACGCCGCCGTTCGCACGCTGCTGAGCGCCACCCACCAGTTTCAGCGTCAGACCGGCGAGACACTGCGGCTCTACTGCGGGCACACCATCGGGGGCGAAGGAGGCGCCGGGCAGCTCCAGGCCCAGCTTCAGGCCGTCTACGGGAACCCGCCCGCCCCGCTGCACCCGCTCGGCAGCGGCCTGACCGCCAACGTCGGCCCCGGCACGGTGGCGGTGCTGGCTTTTCCGCGCCGCTTCGGGCTGGGCTACGCCTGA
- a CDS encoding FadR/GntR family transcriptional regulator, giving the protein MSARSTSAIRPLPRRRSVGADIAEQLRDLIQSGTYQPGDRLPGQRELAQQFGTSLAGVREAVSVLSAAGMVSATPGRGTVVRSVGDAGPTFDGWLGAVGDEQEFEELMQARRMLEAFTIAQAAQQATPAQVEALRGAVAAMQAAAGSVDAYAEADMRFHLLLSEVAGNRVVTRLMRAIQRPLMEQLRRSIAHLKATGQLADNLATHERIVDGIERGDGAGAQRGFDDMLAISLAFGAVGEGEPGGPPESQAVS; this is encoded by the coding sequence ATGTCCGCCCGTTCCACTTCCGCTATTCGTCCGCTGCCCAGACGCCGCTCGGTCGGGGCCGATATCGCTGAACAACTACGCGACTTGATCCAGAGCGGCACCTACCAGCCCGGCGACCGCCTGCCCGGTCAGCGCGAACTGGCGCAGCAATTCGGCACCAGCCTGGCGGGGGTACGCGAGGCGGTCAGCGTGCTTTCGGCGGCGGGGATGGTCAGCGCAACTCCGGGGCGCGGCACGGTGGTGCGGAGTGTGGGCGACGCTGGCCCCACCTTCGACGGCTGGCTGGGCGCGGTGGGCGACGAGCAGGAGTTCGAGGAACTGATGCAGGCACGGCGCATGCTCGAAGCCTTCACCATCGCCCAGGCGGCGCAGCAGGCCACCCCGGCCCAGGTGGAGGCGCTGCGCGGCGCGGTGGCCGCGATGCAGGCGGCGGCAGGCAGTGTGGACGCTTACGCCGAGGCCGATATGCGGTTTCACCTGCTGCTGTCCGAGGTCGCCGGCAACCGCGTGGTCACCCGGCTGATGCGGGCCATTCAGCGCCCGCTGATGGAACAGCTGCGCCGCAGCATCGCCCACCTGAAAGCCACCGGGCAGCTCGCCGACAACCTCGCCACCCACGAGCGCATCGTGGACGGCATCGAGCGCGGCGACGGCGCGGGGGCGCAGCGTGGCTTCGACGACATGCTGGCGATTTCGCTGGCGTTCGGGGCAGTGGGCGAGGGAGAACCGGGCGGGCCGCCGGAGAGTCAGGCCGTCAGCTAG
- a CDS encoding lactate utilization protein B — MSNHGGLHPAQPFPQAAREQVLKAQLRANLRKVTHTIRDKRANVVAELPHWEQLRDLGAATKDASLANLSDRLLELEQSVRARGGQVHWARDAREAREIVARIAEAHAVDELIKVKSITSDEIELNKALEEKGIHAIETDLAELIVQLSNDRPSHILVPAIHRNRAEIQALFNAELPGEGQLSDTPAELAAAARRYLRHKFLTTKMAVSGANFAIAETGTVCVVESEGNGRMCLTLPEVLVSIMGIEKVLEKVEDISVFMELLPRSSTAERMNPYNSFWSGVTPGDGPQEFHLVLLDNGRTNVLADEFGRQTLRCIRCSACLNVCPVYERAGGHAYGSVYPGPIGAILTPQLLGMHDKNANTLPGASSLCGACYDVCPVKINIPQVLIYLRTQANLQKANVQKGLSAEALAMQGMKFVMSEGWRFEGALKLARVGQGPLVHGDAITSLPGLLGGWTQVRDLRPFPREGFREWWKQRAEGETEAAPPAVVQKAEEGPTPPQKDEGGRFGAEPSREDTL, encoded by the coding sequence ATGAGTAACCACGGAGGACTTCACCCCGCCCAGCCCTTTCCGCAGGCCGCCCGCGAGCAGGTGCTTAAGGCGCAACTGCGGGCCAACCTGCGCAAGGTCACGCACACCATCCGCGACAAACGGGCGAACGTGGTGGCCGAGTTGCCCCACTGGGAGCAGCTGCGCGACCTCGGCGCCGCGACCAAGGACGCTTCGCTGGCGAACCTCTCCGACCGCCTGCTGGAACTGGAACAGAGCGTCCGGGCACGCGGCGGGCAGGTGCACTGGGCCAGGGACGCGCGGGAAGCCCGCGAAATCGTGGCCCGGATTGCCGAGGCGCACGCGGTGGACGAACTGATTAAGGTCAAGTCCATCACGTCCGACGAAATCGAGCTGAACAAAGCATTGGAAGAAAAGGGCATCCACGCCATCGAAACCGACCTCGCCGAACTCATCGTGCAGCTGTCCAACGACCGCCCGAGTCACATCCTGGTGCCGGCCATCCACCGCAACCGGGCCGAGATTCAGGCGCTGTTCAATGCCGAACTGCCCGGCGAAGGCCAGCTTTCCGACACCCCGGCGGAACTGGCGGCGGCGGCGCGGCGCTACCTGCGCCACAAGTTCCTGACGACCAAAATGGCCGTGTCGGGCGCCAACTTTGCCATTGCCGAAACCGGGACGGTGTGCGTGGTGGAATCGGAAGGCAACGGGCGCATGTGCCTGACGCTGCCGGAGGTGCTCGTCAGCATCATGGGCATCGAGAAGGTGCTGGAGAAGGTGGAAGACATCAGCGTGTTCATGGAACTGCTCCCGCGCAGCTCCACCGCCGAGCGCATGAACCCCTACAACTCGTTCTGGAGCGGCGTGACGCCCGGCGACGGCCCGCAGGAGTTTCACCTCGTGCTGCTCGACAACGGGCGCACGAACGTCCTCGCCGACGAGTTCGGGCGCCAAACGCTGCGCTGTATCCGCTGCTCGGCCTGCCTGAACGTCTGCCCCGTCTACGAACGGGCGGGCGGGCACGCCTACGGCTCGGTGTATCCCGGCCCCATCGGCGCGATTCTGACGCCGCAACTGCTCGGCATGCACGACAAGAACGCCAACACGCTGCCCGGCGCCTCCAGCCTGTGCGGGGCGTGCTACGACGTGTGCCCGGTCAAAATCAACATTCCGCAGGTGCTGATTTACCTGCGCACACAGGCCAATCTTCAGAAGGCCAACGTGCAAAAGGGCCTGAGCGCCGAGGCCCTCGCCATGCAGGGCATGAAATTCGTGATGTCCGAGGGCTGGCGCTTCGAGGGCGCCCTGAAACTCGCCCGCGTGGGCCAGGGGCCGCTGGTGCACGGTGACGCCATCACCTCGCTGCCGGGCCTGCTCGGCGGCTGGACCCAGGTGCGCGACCTGCGCCCCTTTCCGAGGGAGGGTTTCCGGGAGTGGTGGAAGCAGAGAGCAGAGGGCGAAACCGAAGCCGCGCCGCCCGCCGTCGTACAGAAGGCCGAGGAAGGCCCCACCCCGCCGCAGAAGGACGAAGGCGGCAGGTTCGGCGCCGAACCCTCCCGCGAGGACACGCTATGA
- a CDS encoding DUF1572 family protein encodes MDLGTLYLSEVRERLRGTKQLGDRALAQLPEEHWHTVLAPEGNSVAVIVQHLAGNLRSRWGGLLGGYREGVEGESPTRDRDAEFEDAQLSPAELIARWDDGWQVFLDALDHLRPDDLTQTLTIRGEAHTVLGAVERAALHASGHVFQLVFLVKTLRGEEFQSLSIPRGASAVFNAQMLRRA; translated from the coding sequence ATGGACCTGGGAACGCTTTACCTCTCCGAAGTCCGCGAGCGCCTGCGCGGAACCAAACAACTCGGGGACCGGGCGCTGGCCCAGTTGCCCGAGGAGCACTGGCACACGGTGCTGGCCCCCGAAGGCAACTCAGTGGCGGTCATCGTGCAGCATCTGGCGGGCAACCTGCGCTCGCGCTGGGGCGGCTTGCTGGGCGGCTACCGCGAAGGCGTGGAGGGCGAGTCGCCCACGCGTGACCGTGACGCCGAATTCGAGGACGCGCAGCTTTCGCCCGCCGAACTCATCGCCCGCTGGGACGACGGCTGGCAGGTCTTTCTCGACGCGCTCGACCACCTGCGCCCGGACGACCTGACGCAGACCCTGACCATTCGCGGCGAGGCGCACACGGTGCTCGGCGCAGTGGAGCGGGCAGCCCTGCACGCCAGCGGGCACGTCTTTCAGCTCGTCTTTCTGGTCAAGACCCTGCGCGGTGAAGAGTTTCAGAGCCTTAGCATTCCGCGTGGGGCTTCGGCGGTGTTCAACGCCCAGATGTTGCGCAGGGCTTAA
- a CDS encoding ATP-dependent RecD-like DNA helicase, translated as MSAALPAEPFQVSGGVNKVRFRSDTGFTVMSATLRNDQGEDPDATVIGIMPPLDVGDTFSAEVLMEEHREYGYQYRVVNMVLEAMPADLSEAGVAAYLEARVGGVGKVLAGRIAKTFGAAAFDILEDEPQKLLQIPGVTESTLHKMVSSWSQQGLERRLLAGLQGLGLSINQAQRAVKHFGADALDRLEKDLFTLTEVEGIGFLTADKLWQARGGAPDDPRRLTAAAVYALQLAGTQAGHSFLPRARAEKGVVHYTRVTPGQARLAVETAVELGRLAEDDSPLLAGQGGQEPRIYLPHVLRAEKKLASLIRTLLATPPVDGAGNDDWPRDRDGKVPKKARKGLSDEQGNVLDLLGEHRLVVLTGGPGTGKSTTTRAVTDLAESLGLEVGLCAPTGKAARRLGEVTGRTASTVHRLLGYGPQGFRHNPLEPAPYDLLIVDEVSMMGDALMLSLLSAVAPGARVLLVGDTDQLPPVDAGLPLLALAQAAPTIRLTQVYRQAAKNPIIQAAHGLLHGQAPHWGDKRLNLTETDPDGGARRVALMVRELGGPGAVQVLTPMRKGPLGMDHLNHHLQSLFNPGEGGVRIAEGEARPGDTVVQTKNDYTNEIFNGTLGTVLKAEGSRLTVDFDGNVVELTGAELFNLQLGYALTVHRAQGSEWDTVLGVLHEAHMPMLSRNLVYTALTRAKDRFFSAGSASAWQIAASRQREARNTALLERIRGK; from the coding sequence ATGTCTGCTGCCCTGCCTGCCGAGCCGTTTCAAGTCTCCGGGGGGGTCAACAAAGTCCGGTTCCGGTCCGACACCGGCTTTACCGTCATGAGTGCGACCCTCCGCAACGACCAGGGCGAGGACCCCGACGCCACCGTCATCGGCATCATGCCGCCGCTCGACGTGGGCGACACCTTCAGCGCCGAGGTGCTGATGGAAGAACACCGCGAGTACGGCTACCAGTACCGGGTGGTCAACATGGTGCTGGAGGCCATGCCCGCCGACCTGTCCGAAGCGGGCGTGGCGGCGTACCTCGAAGCGCGGGTGGGCGGCGTGGGCAAGGTGCTGGCCGGACGCATCGCCAAGACGTTCGGCGCGGCGGCCTTCGACATCCTGGAAGACGAGCCGCAAAAGCTCCTGCAAATCCCCGGCGTCACCGAGTCCACGCTGCACAAGATGGTGAGCAGCTGGAGTCAGCAAGGGCTAGAGCGGCGCTTGCTGGCGGGGTTGCAGGGCCTGGGCCTGAGCATCAACCAGGCGCAGCGGGCGGTCAAGCACTTCGGGGCCGACGCGCTGGACAGGTTGGAAAAGGACCTGTTTACCCTGACCGAAGTCGAGGGCATCGGCTTTCTGACCGCCGACAAGCTCTGGCAGGCGCGGGGCGGGGCGCCCGACGACCCCCGCCGCCTGACCGCCGCCGCCGTGTACGCGCTGCAACTGGCGGGCACCCAGGCCGGGCACAGCTTCCTGCCGCGTGCGCGGGCCGAAAAGGGCGTCGTCCACTACACCCGCGTCACGCCGGGGCAGGCGAGGCTGGCGGTGGAAACGGCGGTGGAACTCGGTAGATTGGCGGAGGACGATTCGCCGCTCCTGGCCGGGCAAGGCGGTCAGGAACCCCGCATCTACCTGCCCCACGTCCTGCGGGCCGAGAAGAAACTGGCGAGCCTGATTCGTACGCTGCTCGCCACCCCGCCGGTAGACGGCGCGGGCAACGACGACTGGCCCCGTGACAGGGACGGCAAAGTGCCCAAAAAGGCGCGCAAGGGCCTGAGTGACGAGCAGGGAAACGTGCTGGACCTGCTCGGCGAACATCGGCTGGTGGTGCTGACCGGTGGGCCGGGCACCGGCAAAAGCACCACGACGCGGGCCGTGACCGACCTCGCCGAGTCGCTGGGGCTGGAAGTCGGGCTGTGCGCCCCCACCGGCAAGGCGGCGCGGCGGCTGGGCGAGGTCACGGGCCGCACGGCGAGTACCGTTCACCGCCTGCTGGGGTACGGGCCGCAGGGCTTCCGGCACAACCCCCTCGAACCCGCGCCGTATGACCTCCTGATTGTGGACGAGGTGTCCATGATGGGCGACGCGCTGATGCTCTCGCTGCTCTCGGCGGTGGCGCCGGGGGCGCGGGTGCTGCTGGTGGGCGACACCGACCAGTTGCCGCCGGTGGACGCGGGGCTGCCGCTGCTGGCGCTGGCGCAGGCGGCCCCGACCATTCGGCTCACGCAGGTCTACCGCCAGGCCGCCAAGAACCCGATTATTCAGGCGGCGCACGGCCTGCTGCACGGTCAGGCCCCGCACTGGGGCGACAAACGCCTGAACCTCACCGAAACCGACCCCGACGGCGGGGCGCGGCGCGTGGCGCTGATGGTGCGCGAACTCGGCGGGCCGGGCGCGGTGCAGGTGCTGACCCCCATGCGCAAGGGGCCGCTGGGGATGGACCACCTCAACCACCACCTGCAAAGCCTGTTCAACCCCGGCGAGGGTGGCGTGCGGATTGCTGAAGGCGAAGCCAGACCGGGCGACACGGTGGTGCAGACCAAAAACGACTACACGAACGAGATTTTCAACGGCACGCTCGGCACGGTGCTGAAGGCCGAGGGGTCGCGCCTGACGGTGGATTTCGACGGCAACGTGGTGGAACTGACGGGCGCCGAACTGTTCAACCTGCAACTCGGCTACGCGCTGACCGTCCACCGCGCCCAGGGCAGCGAGTGGGACACGGTGCTGGGCGTGCTGCACGAGGCGCACATGCCGATGCTCTCGCGCAATCTGGTGTACACGGCCCTCACGCGGGCCAAAGACCGTTTCTTCTCGGCGGGGTCGGCCTCGGCGTGGCAGATCGCGGCGTCCCGGCAGCGCGAGGCCAGGAACACGGCGCTGCTGGAAAGAATTCGGGGGAAATGA